A single Campylobacter hyointestinalis subsp. hyointestinalis DNA region contains:
- the rplA gene encoding 50S ribosomal protein L1, with protein sequence MSKKNTKRFSELLKKVDSNKIYSLTEAVDTVKTLASAKFDETVEIALKLNVDPRHADQMVRGSVVLPAGTGKTVRVAVIAKDAKADEAKAAGADIVGAEDFVDDISKGIINFDVLIATPNLMGLVGKVGRLLGPKGLMPNPKTGTVTMDVAQAVKNAKGGQVNFRVDKQGNIHAGLGKVSFSKEQLNDNISTFVKAINKHKPSTSKGRYIKSAVLSLTMSPSVCLETQELMDLK encoded by the coding sequence ATGTCAAAAAAAAATACGAAAAGATTTTCTGAATTACTTAAAAAAGTAGATTCTAATAAAATATATTCTTTAACTGAGGCAGTTGATACAGTAAAAACACTTGCTTCTGCTAAATTTGATGAAACAGTTGAAATAGCTTTAAAGCTTAATGTTGATCCAAGACACGCTGACCAAATGGTTAGAGGTTCTGTAGTCCTTCCTGCTGGTACTGGTAAAACAGTAAGAGTAGCTGTTATAGCAAAAGATGCTAAGGCTGATGAAGCTAAAGCTGCTGGTGCTGATATAGTTGGTGCTGAGGATTTTGTAGATGATATATCAAAAGGTATTATAAACTTTGATGTACTTATCGCTACTCCAAATTTAATGGGTCTAGTGGGTAAAGTCGGTCGTTTGCTTGGACCAAAAGGTCTTATGCCAAACCCTAAAACAGGTACAGTTACTATGGATGTCGCGCAAGCAGTTAAAAATGCTAAAGGTGGACAAGTAAATTTCCGTGTTGATAAACAAGGAAATATCCACGCAGGACTTGGTAAAGTAAGTTTTAGCAAAGAACAGTTAAACGATAATATTTCTACATTTGTAAAAGCTATAAATAAACATAAACCATCGACTTCAAAAGGTAGATATATAAAATCTGCTGTACTTTCATTAACTATGAGTCCGTCAGTTTGCCTTGAAACTCAAGAGCTTATGGATTTAAAATAA
- the rplK gene encoding 50S ribosomal protein L11 — MAKKVVGEIKLQIAATKANPSPPVGPALGQQGVNIMEFCKAFNERTKDMAGYNIPVVITVYADKSFTFITKQPPATDLIKKAAGITKGADNPLKNKVGKLTKAQILEIVDKKIVDMNTKDKEQAAKIIAGSARSMGITVVD; from the coding sequence ATGGCTAAAAAAGTTGTAGGCGAAATCAAATTACAAATTGCGGCAACAAAAGCAAATCCAAGTCCACCAGTTGGTCCAGCCCTTGGACAACAAGGTGTAAATATTATGGAATTTTGTAAAGCATTTAATGAAAGAACAAAAGATATGGCTGGATATAATATTCCAGTTGTTATTACTGTTTATGCTGATAAAAGTTTTACATTTATTACAAAACAACCACCTGCTACTGACTTGATAAAAAAAGCTGCTGGTATAACTAAAGGTGCGGATAATCCGTTAAAAAATAAAGTAGGCAAATTAACAAAAGCTCAAATTCTTGAGATAGTTGATAAAAAAATTGTTGATATGAATACAAAAGATAAAGAGCAAGCTGCTAAAATCATAGCTGGTTCAGCTCGTTCAATGGGAATCACAGTAGTTGATTAA
- the nusG gene encoding transcription termination/antitermination protein NusG — MMAHKWYAIQTYAGSEMSVKRAIETLVKDHGIEEQLLEVIVPTEDVIEIKNGKQKINERSLYPGYAFAHLDLDTALWHKIQSLPKVSRFIGESKKPSPLSDKDIDLILEKVNKRAAPKPKISFETGEIVRVTEGPFANFNGTVEEYDMVHGKLRLNVSIFGRSTPVEILYSQVEKIV, encoded by the coding sequence CTGATGGCACATAAATGGTATGCTATCCAAACCTATGCAGGTAGCGAAATGAGTGTTAAGAGAGCTATAGAAACTTTAGTTAAAGATCATGGCATAGAAGAACAGCTTCTTGAAGTTATAGTTCCTACTGAAGACGTGATTGAAATCAAAAATGGAAAGCAAAAGATAAACGAAAGAAGTTTATATCCCGGTTATGCTTTTGCTCATTTAGACTTAGATACGGCTCTTTGGCACAAGATCCAGTCTCTTCCAAAAGTTAGTCGCTTTATAGGTGAGTCAAAAAAACCTAGCCCATTAAGCGATAAAGATATTGATCTTATATTAGAAAAGGTCAATAAAAGAGCAGCTCCTAAACCTAAGATTTCATTTGAAACAGGTGAGATTGTTCGTGTTACTGAAGGTCCGTTCGCTAATTTTAACGGAACGGTAGAAGAGTATGATATGGTTCACGGTAAACTTCGATTGAATGTTTCTATATTTGGTAGAAGTACACCAGTTGAGATTTTATATTCACAAGTTGAAAAGATAGTATAA
- the secE gene encoding preprotein translocase subunit SecE, with protein sequence MEKFISYFKLSRAEIGKVIFPTKEQIRNAFITVFAVVAIVSLFLALVDLIMSFTVSKLV encoded by the coding sequence ATGGAAAAATTTATAAGTTATTTTAAATTATCAAGAGCAGAAATTGGCAAAGTTATTTTTCCTACCAAAGAGCAAATAAGAAATGCTTTTATAACAGTATTTGCTGTTGTAGCGATTGTTTCTCTATTTTTAGCTTTGGTTGATTTGATCATGTCATTTACTGTTTCTAAACTTGTATAA
- the rpmG gene encoding 50S ribosomal protein L33 — translation MASANRIKIGLKCVECGDMNYTTTKNSKKTTEKLELKKYCPRLKKHTEHKEVKLK, via the coding sequence ATGGCAAGTGCAAATAGAATTAAGATCGGTTTAAAGTGTGTTGAATGTGGTGATATGAACTACACAACTACTAAAAACAGTAAAAAAACAACTGAAAAGTTGGAGCTTAAAAAATATTGCCCAAGATTAAAAAAACATACAGAGCATAAAGAAGTTAAGCTTAAATAA
- the tuf gene encoding elongation factor Tu, which translates to MAKEKFSRNKPHVNIGTIGHVDHGKTTLTAAISAVLSRKGLAELKDYDNIDNAPEEKERGITIATSHIEYETENRHYAHVDCPGHADYVKNMITGAAQMDGAILVVSAADGPMPQTREHILLSRQVGVPYIVVFMNKADMVDDAELLELVEMEIRELLNEYDFPGDDTPIVSGSALQALEEAKAGKDGEWSAKIMDLMAAVDSYIPTPVRATDKDFLMPIEDVFSISGRGTVVTGRIEKGIVKVGDTIEIVGIRDTQTTTVTGVEMFRKEMDQGEAGDNVGVLLRGTKKEDVERGMVLCKPKSITPHTKFEGEVYILTKEEGGRHTPFFNNYRPQFYVRTTDVTGSITLPEGTEMVMPGDNLKITVELINPVALEEGTRFAIREGGRTVGSGVVSKIIA; encoded by the coding sequence ATGGCTAAAGAAAAATTTTCACGTAATAAGCCACACGTAAACATCGGTACTATTGGTCACGTTGATCATGGTAAAACAACTCTAACAGCTGCTATTTCTGCTGTTCTTTCAAGAAAAGGTCTTGCTGAGCTTAAAGATTATGATAATATCGATAACGCTCCAGAAGAAAAAGAGAGAGGTATCACAATTGCTACTTCTCACATTGAGTATGAGACAGAAAATCGTCACTATGCTCACGTTGACTGCCCAGGACACGCCGACTATGTTAAAAACATGATTACCGGTGCTGCTCAAATGGATGGTGCTATACTAGTTGTTTCTGCAGCTGATGGTCCGATGCCACAAACTAGAGAGCATATCTTGCTATCTCGCCAAGTTGGTGTTCCATATATAGTTGTTTTCATGAACAAAGCTGATATGGTTGATGATGCTGAACTTTTAGAGCTAGTTGAAATGGAAATCAGAGAGTTATTAAACGAATATGATTTCCCAGGTGATGATACTCCGATCGTTAGCGGTTCTGCTCTTCAAGCACTTGAAGAAGCAAAAGCTGGTAAAGATGGCGAATGGTCAGCTAAGATCATGGATCTTATGGCTGCTGTTGATAGCTATATACCAACTCCAGTTCGTGCTACAGATAAAGATTTCTTGATGCCGATCGAAGACGTATTCTCAATTTCTGGTCGTGGTACAGTTGTTACTGGTAGAATTGAAAAAGGTATCGTTAAAGTTGGCGATACTATCGAGATTGTAGGTATTAGAGATACACAAACTACAACAGTTACTGGTGTTGAGATGTTTAGAAAAGAAATGGATCAAGGCGAGGCTGGTGATAACGTTGGTGTTCTATTACGTGGTACAAAGAAAGAAGACGTTGAAAGAGGTATGGTTCTTTGTAAACCAAAATCAATCACTCCTCACACTAAATTTGAGGGAGAAGTTTATATCTTAACTAAAGAAGAGGGTGGTAGACATACTCCATTCTTTAATAACTATAGACCACAATTCTATGTAAGAACAACAGACGTTACTGGATCAATCACTCTTCCAGAAGGTACTGAGATGGTTATGCCTGGTGATAACTTAAAAATCACTGTTGAATTGATCAACCCAGTTGCACTTGAAGAAGGTACAAGATTTGCTATCCGTGAGGGTGGTAGAACTGTTGGTTCAGGTGTTGTTTCTAAGATAATAGCTTAA